The genomic region TTGGTGATGATGAAACCGCTCGCTACCATCTATTTCAATCAACCGAGTTGTTTGCAAACTACCATTCTTATTTCCTTTTGGGAATGATTGAAAGAAGAGCGGCAGAAAGAGCGGAAAGTGAGGAATTCAAGAAAGAACATCTTTCAAGGGCTCTAGTGTATTTAGACATTTCGGTTCAGCTTAATCCATCCTTTCAGGAAGCCGTATATTTTCTCGCACTAACAGAGGCTGAAACGGGTCATTATCTTGAAGCTATGGAACACTTCAAGGCGGCTTTAGAGCTTGATCCCAGAACTCCAATTGCAATTCAAGCCGCCCTGGAACTTAACAAGTTAAGATCCAGGGCATATACGCCAGTTCAGTAAGAAACTGAGCTAATCACAGAGACGCAGAGAGAATAGAGGAAGCACAGAGAAAATAGCAAGCCGGTCTTCAAAACCCCTTGACAGTTTCGCCAAAATTTTCTAATAGAGAGACGCAACACGCGGAACTTACCTACCCCCGGCGGGTAGGAAGTGGGCGGGTAGCTCAGCGGGAGAGCATCGGCCTTACAAGCCGGGGGTCACAGGTTCGAGTCCTGTTCCGCCCACCAGGACAGAGATAAATTTAAGTTGTTTAAGTTGCGGGGTCGTAGTTAAGCACGGTTATAACGCCGGCCTGTCACGCCGGAGGCCGCCGGTTCAAGTCCGGTCGACCCCGCCATTTTTTTGTCTTGTGAAAGCCTACAAAAAGTCTTGCTATTGAAGCTATGCTCACTATAATACCAGTTCTTGGTTGGAAGACCTCGTAAGAAACCGAAAGGAAGATAAAAAGGAGGAAGTTTAAGTCATGAAAAAAGGTATTCATCCGCCCTATCACCAGGCAGTTATTAAGTGCGCCTGCGGAAATGAAATCCATGTTGGATCAACTAAGAAGGAACTAAAAGTTGAAGTCTGTTCCAAATGCCATCCTTTCTTTACCGGTAAACAGAAACTTGTGGATACTACGGGAAGAGTTGAACAATTCCTGAAGAAATACAAAGATTACCAGATTCAAGAATAAAAACTCTCGGAAAGAAAGAATTTTTCGGCAGTTAGCCGTTATGAAATCCTGCAGGGTGCATGCTGTGCATCCTGCCTTTTCTTATCAGTCTGTTGGTAAGGCTGTGATACTAGTCAGTATCTAGTAAAAAATCAGGATGGTGGTGTCAGAGGTGTTATGTTAGAGAGGTTGGAAGCTGTAGAAAGTAAGTTTGTGCAAATTGAGCAAGCAATGAGCAGTCCTGAGGTTATTGGTCGTCCTCAGGAGTATCAGAAGCTTGTAAGAGAACATGCGGAAATTGCTCCTATTGTTGATGCATACAGAAAATACAAGGATTTGAATCGCCAAATTGAAGCAAATCTCGAACTTCTTGAAGATGAAAAAGATCCTGAGATGAGGGATCTAATCAAACAGGATATTGCTGAACTCGAGGAAAAAAGAGATGAAGCTCTTCATCAGCTAAAGCTCATGATGCTTCCCAAAGATCCCAATGATGAAAAA from Thermodesulforhabdaceae bacterium harbors:
- the rpmE gene encoding 50S ribosomal protein L31; translated protein: MKKGIHPPYHQAVIKCACGNEIHVGSTKKELKVEVCSKCHPFFTGKQKLVDTTGRVEQFLKKYKDYQIQE